The Coffea arabica cultivar ET-39 chromosome 3c, Coffea Arabica ET-39 HiFi, whole genome shotgun sequence genome contains a region encoding:
- the LOC113735941 gene encoding uncharacterized protein has translation MGCTTERNSSGELVGSSARPTEGCAEAQVEEALAIREAMVLAKRMGWRKVELESDCKLVVDKINAREEEVSIAVIQLDIWRLMKEFDKCCFSYTRRSNNYVSHYLAKFAITLIDVVEWKLSFPAWLLELTRADLQEQLL, from the coding sequence ATGGGATGTACAACCGAAAGGAATAGCTCAGGGGAACTGGTAGGTTCATCAGCGAGGCCAACTGAAGGCTGTGCTGAGGCACAGGTGGAGGAAGCTCTGGCAATAAGAGAAGCTATGGTACTAGCGAAACGAATGGGATGGAGAAAAGTGGAGCTGGAATCGGACTGTAAGCTAGTAGTGGACAAAATCAATGCAAGGGAGGAGGAAGTCAGCATAGCCGTAATTCAGTTGGATATTTGGAGGCTGATGAAAGAATTTGATAAATGTTGTTTTTCCTATACTAGAAGGAGCAACAACTATGTAAGTCACTATTTAGCAAAGTTTGCTATAACACTGATTGATGTAGTTGAATGGAAGCTTAGCTTCCCAGCGTGGCTGCTTGAGTTAACTCGGGCAGATTTACAGGAGCAGTTGCTCTGA
- the LOC113735942 gene encoding trans-resveratrol di-O-methyltransferase-like, translating into MEKAENLVELIEAQTHVWNAMFHFKKSACLKCAVELGIPDVISNHGKPITLSDLISVLPIHPFKSAHIFRLMRFMANSGFFVENPQGYALTSAGQLLLKDEPFNVRAHIFLSCDPALLKPWNLLTEWFQNDGPSPFDTAYGNNLWDYSAREVRFGNMFNEAVASDSQLSVEVLMTKCKFVFEGLTTFADVGGGTGKVAKAVAQNFPSIKCTVYDLAHVVANQEGAENLEFLAGDMFRSVPRANAILLKMLVMLGPAKGRTGKEWSKLFSDAGFSSYKVYPVLGMRCLIEVYP; encoded by the exons ATGGAAAAAGCTGAGAATTTAGTTGAGCTTATTGAAGCTCAAACTCATGTGTGGAATGCAATGTTCCACTTCAAGAAATCTGCATGTCTAAAGTGTGCAGTTGAGTTGGGAATCCCAGATGTGATCAGTAATCATGGGAAGCCCATCACACTTTCTGACCTGATTTCTGTCCTCCCAATCCACCCTTTTAAATCTGCCCACATTTTTCGCTTAATGCGATTCATGGCTAACTCTGGATTCTTTGTTGAAAACCCTCAAGGCTATGCACTCACCTCTGCAGGTCAGCTTCTTTTGAAAGACGAGCCATTCAATGTACGGGCACACATTTTTCTATCATGTGATCCTGCACTGTTGAAGCCCTGGAATCTCTTGACCGAGTGGTTCCAGAATGATGGTCCCTCTCCATTTGATACTGCATATGGGAATAATCTCTGGGATTACAGCGCGCGAGAAGTTCGATTTGGAAACATGTTTAACGAGGCCGTGGCTAGTGATAGTCAGTTGTCTGTAGAAGTGCTGATGACCAAATGCAAGTTTGTGTTTGAAGGCTTGACAACTTTTGCTGATGTTGGGGGTGGTACTGGCAAAGTTGCTAAGGCCGTTGCCCAAAACTTTCCTAGCATAAAATGTACTGTATATGATCTCGCACATGTCGTTGCCAATCAAGAAGGAGCTGAGAACTTGGAATTTTTAGCTGGAGATATGTTTCGAAGTGTACCCCGTGCTAATGCAATCTTGCTCAAG ATGTTGGTTATGCTCGGCCCTGCCAAAGGAAGAACTGGGAAGGAATGGTCAAAATTGTTTTCAGATGCTGGATTTAGTAGCTATAAAGTATATCCAGTCTTGGGCATGAGGTGTCTCATTGAGGTTTATCCCTAA
- the LOC113735943 gene encoding uncharacterized protein: protein MAGRQPLAEGLGGSPSRRSFSQLFSQPSSSPIQLRPVTSYKGEAAVIFSREDADRLASPFRWALVGKFSHGRPSLEDIRKFLATLNLRDHVSVRLLDYRHVLIKCSAEVDFNRLWTRGIWQLGRFPMRVFRWTRDFHVQKESSLAPVWVTLPALPVHFFDKHSLFSILSPVGKPLFLDAATAAGTRPSVARVCVEVDLVKPICSRVWVAVEGETGFWQ from the coding sequence ATGGCTGGCCGTCAGCCATTGGCTGAGGGGCTAGGCGGCTCTCCTTCACGGAGATCCTTCTCTCAGTTGTTCTCTCAACCTTCATCCTCACCCATACAACTCCGGCCAGTGACTTCCTACAAGGGCGAGGCTGCTGTAATTTTCTCCAGGGAAGATGCAGACAGATTGGCATCTCCTTTTCGCTGGGCGTTGGTGGGAAAGTTTTCGCATGGTAGGCCATCTTTGGAAGATATTCGGAAGTTCTTAGCAACATTGAATCTGAGGGACCATGTCTCAGTTAGATTGCTGGATTATCGCCATGTTCTTATCAAATGCTCGGCAGAAGTGGATTTCAATAGATTATGGACACGAGGGATTTGGCAATTGGGTAGGTTTCCCATGAGAGTGTTTCGATGGACAAGGGATTTTCACGTTCAGAAAGAATCCTCTCTCGCTCCAGTTTGGGTAACATTACCAGCCTTACCAGTACACTTCTTTGATAAACATTCTCTGTTCTCCATCCTTTCTCCAGTAGGGAAGCCGTTATTCTTGGATGCGGCAACGGCAGCGGGTACACGGCCTAGTGTGGCCAGGGTATGTGTGGAAGTGGATTTGGTGAAGCCCATATGCTCCAGAGTTTGGGTTGCAGTGGAGGGTGAGACAGGTTTCTGGCAGTAG